A window of the Dongshaea marina genome harbors these coding sequences:
- a CDS encoding YcjF family protein, with amino-acid sequence MSQQYRPYREFKHEEVVEEASFSPAQEFEQQESWAPLNQQEIAAAELEEAVCDAIAPRKRKPRYWLRCIGVAVAALCGYEVVDFIWQQWLSSPWLGGFYGVVTGTVICAAGSAFVRELWKLRALKRGQDLRSRVETLLVSDTVGQALPLCEQLAVEGGFDKSPGYQRWLEQLTSVHNDREVLVLFSHLVLAERDKLARARVTKWSGEAAVMITVSPMATLDMLLLLWRNLKMIEELSALYGIELGYWSRIRLLKMVFHNMIFAGVTEMLTDVSLDLFSADLMAKVSGRLAQGLGAGLMTARLGFRTMAMCRPVPWQEEERPKLSAVRKQLLSLLKHRFKEKDQA; translated from the coding sequence ATGAGTCAGCAGTATCGTCCGTATCGCGAGTTTAAACACGAAGAGGTTGTTGAGGAGGCAAGCTTCTCTCCGGCTCAGGAGTTTGAGCAGCAAGAGAGCTGGGCGCCCCTGAATCAGCAGGAGATTGCGGCCGCTGAGCTTGAGGAGGCGGTGTGTGATGCGATCGCACCACGCAAACGAAAGCCTCGCTACTGGCTACGCTGTATCGGGGTGGCGGTCGCAGCCCTGTGTGGCTATGAAGTGGTTGATTTTATCTGGCAGCAGTGGCTGAGCTCCCCCTGGCTGGGAGGTTTCTACGGCGTCGTCACCGGGACGGTGATCTGCGCCGCAGGCTCGGCCTTTGTCCGGGAGCTGTGGAAGCTGCGGGCGCTGAAGCGTGGTCAGGATCTGCGCTCCAGGGTTGAGACTCTGCTGGTTTCAGATACCGTCGGGCAGGCTCTGCCCTTGTGTGAACAGCTGGCAGTCGAAGGCGGGTTTGATAAGAGCCCGGGCTATCAGCGTTGGTTGGAGCAGCTAACCTCGGTACATAACGACCGGGAGGTACTGGTGCTGTTTAGCCATCTGGTGCTTGCTGAGCGGGATAAACTGGCCAGAGCCCGGGTGACCAAGTGGTCGGGGGAGGCAGCGGTGATGATCACCGTCAGCCCGATGGCCACTTTAGATATGCTACTGTTGTTGTGGCGAAATCTTAAGATGATTGAGGAGCTGAGCGCCCTGTATGGGATTGAGCTTGGCTACTGGAGCCGGATCCGCCTGCTGAAGATGGTATTTCACAACATGATCTTTGCCGGAGTGACCGAGATGCTGACCGATGTCAGCCTGGATCTCTTTAGTGCGGATCTGATGGCCAAGGTCTCCGGGCGCCTGGCCCAGGGGCTGGGGGCGGGCTTGATGACGGCACGCCTTGGGTTTCGCACCATGGCGATGTGTCGCCCGGTGCCCTGGCAGGAGGAGGAGCGCCCCAAGCTCTCGGCGGTGCGTAAGCAGTTGCTCTCTTTGCTTAAGCACAGATTTAAGGAGAAGGATCAGGCGTAA
- a CDS encoding YcjX family GTP-binding protein — protein MSALTAEPPLWPSPTQGVSEIRLELRYRPRGRVARTLSDTATLYLELVDYPGEWLLDLPLLDLDYTGWSEEVRQQLEGDPELKSAASEWLSLGEQLRGAESLDENQLTAVVQAYTDYLHHCRSVLGHQLVQPGRFILPGEYAGAPVLQFIPWLWEIPSDPRREGSLYRLLEERFEHYKQHIVKGFYRQHFSQIDRQIILVDCLAPLNHGMTHCLELQRALAQIMKSFAYGKSNWWRRLFAPRIDRVLFAATKADHITPDQHANLVSLLQHLVRQGYQQAQFEGIKMECMALASIQATEPGMQREQGEAIPALKGRRLEDGKQVILYPGEVPAEFPPASFWEQQGFSFNEFAPPERVINQCMQHIRLDAALQFLVGDKLR, from the coding sequence ATGAGCGCCCTCACCGCAGAGCCTCCTCTCTGGCCGAGTCCGACCCAGGGGGTGAGTGAGATACGTCTGGAACTGCGTTACCGACCCAGGGGACGGGTGGCCCGAACCCTGAGCGATACGGCGACCCTCTACCTGGAGCTGGTGGATTACCCCGGAGAGTGGCTGCTGGATCTACCCCTGCTTGATCTGGATTATACCGGCTGGAGCGAGGAGGTTCGCCAGCAGCTTGAGGGGGATCCTGAGCTTAAGTCCGCCGCTAGCGAGTGGCTGAGCTTGGGAGAGCAGCTCAGGGGGGCTGAGAGCCTGGATGAAAACCAGCTCACTGCTGTGGTACAGGCCTATACCGACTACCTGCATCACTGCCGTAGTGTGTTGGGGCATCAACTGGTTCAGCCCGGTCGCTTTATTTTGCCGGGGGAGTATGCCGGGGCCCCGGTGCTGCAGTTTATTCCCTGGCTGTGGGAGATCCCAAGCGATCCGCGGCGGGAAGGCAGCTTGTATCGCTTGCTCGAAGAGCGTTTTGAGCATTATAAGCAACACATAGTGAAAGGCTTTTATCGTCAGCATTTCTCGCAAATTGACCGGCAGATCATCCTGGTTGACTGTTTGGCACCGTTAAACCATGGGATGACTCATTGCCTGGAGCTGCAGCGAGCTTTGGCGCAGATCATGAAAAGTTTTGCCTACGGCAAGAGTAACTGGTGGCGCCGACTGTTTGCTCCCAGGATAGACAGGGTGCTGTTTGCCGCCACCAAGGCCGATCATATCACTCCGGATCAACATGCAAACCTGGTTTCCTTGCTTCAGCACCTGGTGCGTCAGGGGTATCAGCAGGCGCAGTTTGAGGGGATCAAGATGGAGTGTATGGCACTGGCATCGATTCAGGCCACAGAGCCCGGGATGCAGCGAGAACAGGGAGAGGCCATTCCGGCCCTCAAGGGCAGGCGGCTGGAGGATGGCAAGCAGGTCATTCTCTACCCGGGAGAGGTTCCTGCTGAGTTTCCACCGGCATCCTTCTGGGAGCAGCAGGGGTTTTCCTTTAACGAGTTTGCTCCGCCGGAGCGGGTGATCAATCAGTGTATGCAGCATATTCGCTTGGACGCCGCCTTGCAGTTTTTAGTAGGAGATAAGCTAAGATGA
- a CDS encoding HoxN/HupN/NixA family nickel/cobalt transporter, with protein MREFIKPITILFGSAVLVWLLIYAAIPSGSKLLVFCLLAFALGLRHGLDADHIAAIDNITRKMVADGQSKYTVGIYFALGHSSVVFLMTLMIVIGVLTFKGNQTLADIGAMVGTTVSILFLLITALINAWVFRNVYRNNGGDQAPSGIFVKLFHRIFNYVTRPSYMYFVGFLFGLGFDTATEIAILGMAASQAMDGVAIYYILLLPVAFAVGMCITDALDSWMQLGLCKWSNYSSYSRRRYNLAITAFSVVVAVGIAGVEILGMLNSQAWLSGFFSDNSELIGLAIVVIFGGSWLLVRLFSKSRLAIAKS; from the coding sequence ATGAGAGAGTTTATTAAACCGATCACGATTTTATTTGGCAGTGCGGTCCTGGTGTGGCTGCTGATCTATGCCGCGATCCCCAGTGGTTCAAAACTGCTGGTATTTTGTCTGCTGGCGTTTGCTTTGGGGCTACGTCACGGACTGGATGCCGATCATATCGCTGCAATCGATAATATTACCCGCAAGATGGTGGCAGATGGTCAGAGTAAATACACGGTCGGCATCTATTTTGCGCTGGGCCACTCCAGTGTGGTGTTCCTGATGACCCTGATGATAGTGATCGGGGTGCTCACCTTTAAAGGCAATCAGACCCTGGCAGATATTGGCGCCATGGTCGGGACCACGGTATCAATTCTGTTTTTGCTGATCACGGCTCTGATTAATGCCTGGGTGTTTCGCAATGTGTATCGCAACAACGGAGGAGATCAGGCTCCGAGCGGGATCTTTGTCAAACTGTTCCACCGGATCTTCAACTATGTGACCCGGCCAAGCTACATGTATTTTGTCGGATTCCTGTTTGGCCTTGGCTTTGATACTGCAACCGAGATCGCTATTCTCGGGATGGCCGCCAGCCAGGCGATGGACGGTGTCGCCATCTACTATATTCTGCTGCTGCCGGTTGCCTTTGCGGTGGGGATGTGTATCACGGATGCACTGGATAGCTGGATGCAACTGGGCCTTTGTAAGTGGTCCAACTACAGCTCCTATAGCCGGCGGCGTTATAACCTGGCGATTACCGCTTTTTCTGTGGTTGTGGCGGTGGGAATTGCCGGGGTCGAGATCCTGGGCATGCTGAACTCCCAGGCCTGGCTGAGCGGCTTCTTCTCCGACAACTCTGAGCTGATTGGACTGGCGATCGTGGTTATTTTTGGCGGCAGCTGGCTGCTGGTGCGGCTTTTCAGTAAAAGCCGCCTGGCAATTGCCAAATCCTGA